A region of Thermostichus vulcanus str. 'Rupite' DNA encodes the following proteins:
- a CDS encoding pyridoxal-phosphate-dependent aminotransferase family protein, translating into MKDKLMLMIPGPTPVPESALLAMARGPIEHRSKDFTAILEEVTDGLRWLHQTTSDVFVFSASGTGAMEAGILNTLSPGERVLVGVNGKFGERWAEMSEQFGLNCERIETPWGIPYPVEIFQEKLAADHEKTIKAVILTHSETSSGVANDVQAIAAAARAHGEALVIVDGVTSVGAMPVLMDEWGLDVVASGSQKGYMIPPGLGFVAVSERAMAASQRSTFPKYYWSFELAQKSLKQGTTPFTPAVNLFYALQMTLQMMRAEGLEAIYQRHAKLAQATRAGVKALGLKLLVEPESAASPAVTAVMAPEGINADMIRSVLKKQFDLATAAGQDHLKGKIFRIGHLGFISDRDVLMTMATLEAALHTVGYSEFTPGAGTRAAADVLAHS; encoded by the coding sequence ATGAAAGACAAGTTGATGTTGATGATCCCAGGCCCGACCCCCGTTCCGGAGAGCGCCCTTTTGGCTATGGCGCGTGGCCCGATCGAGCACCGCAGCAAGGATTTCACCGCCATCTTGGAAGAAGTCACCGACGGGTTGCGCTGGCTACACCAGACCACCTCCGATGTCTTTGTCTTCTCCGCCAGCGGTACCGGGGCGATGGAAGCCGGGATCCTCAACACCCTGAGCCCTGGGGAGCGGGTCTTGGTGGGGGTGAATGGCAAGTTTGGCGAGCGCTGGGCGGAGATGTCCGAGCAATTTGGCCTCAACTGCGAGCGCATTGAAACCCCCTGGGGGATCCCTTACCCCGTGGAGATTTTCCAGGAAAAGCTAGCTGCCGACCACGAGAAAACCATCAAAGCCGTTATCCTTACCCATTCCGAAACCTCCAGCGGGGTCGCCAACGATGTGCAGGCGATTGCCGCCGCTGCCCGTGCCCATGGAGAAGCGCTGGTGATCGTGGATGGGGTGACCAGTGTTGGGGCGATGCCGGTGCTGATGGATGAATGGGGCTTGGACGTGGTGGCCTCCGGATCCCAGAAGGGCTACATGATCCCGCCCGGTTTGGGGTTTGTGGCCGTTAGCGAACGGGCAATGGCAGCCTCACAGCGCTCCACCTTTCCCAAGTACTACTGGAGCTTTGAGCTGGCCCAAAAATCCCTCAAACAAGGCACAACCCCCTTCACGCCAGCGGTAAACCTGTTTTACGCCCTACAAATGACCCTGCAAATGATGCGGGCTGAGGGCCTAGAGGCGATCTACCAGCGTCATGCCAAGCTGGCTCAAGCCACCCGTGCTGGGGTTAAAGCACTGGGGTTAAAGCTCCTGGTTGAGCCGGAATCTGCCGCTAGCCCTGCTGTGACGGCTGTCATGGCCCCCGAGGGAATTAATGCCGATATGATCCGCAGCGTCTTGAAGAAGCAATTTGACTTGGCCACGGCTGCTGGACAAGACCACCTCAAGGGCAAGATCTTCCGAATTGGACATTTGGGCTTCATCAGTGACCGTGATGTGTTGATGACGATGGCCACCCTAGAGGCTGCCTTGCACACCGTAGGCTATAGCGAATTCACCCCTGGAGCAGGGACACGTGCAGCGGCTGATGTTCTGGCCCACAGCTAA